One genomic segment of Amycolatopsis sp. WQ 127309 includes these proteins:
- a CDS encoding helix-turn-helix transcriptional regulator: MTARARGLTHVLPGDVPLQDALAAVADPVRRSILRELAAVPEWTKACGTFDLPVAKATLSHHFGVLRAAGLIEQRDEGPRRLNRLRRPEFDAAFPGLLALVLRDPAAKP; this comes from the coding sequence GTGACCGCGCGGGCGCGCGGGCTGACCCACGTGCTCCCCGGCGACGTCCCGCTGCAGGACGCGCTGGCCGCCGTCGCCGACCCGGTCCGCCGCAGCATCCTGCGCGAGCTGGCGGCCGTGCCGGAGTGGACGAAGGCGTGCGGCACGTTCGACCTCCCGGTGGCGAAGGCGACGCTCAGCCACCACTTCGGCGTGCTGCGCGCGGCGGGCCTGATCGAGCAGCGCGACGAAGGCCCGCGACGCCTGAACCGCCTGCGCCGCCCGGAATTCGACGCGGCCTTCCCCGGCCTGCTCGCCCTGGTACTCCGCGACCCGGCCGCAAAGCCGTGA
- a CDS encoding LysE family translocator, with the protein MVSSAHLAAFAALTFLMVVVPGPSVLFTISRALTVGRRDALLTVVGNSFGVYTQVVAVAFGLGALVTTSAAVFTAIKIAGAVYLVYLGIQAVRHRRRLTDAMAARAGSAPGRVVTVLRDGFVVGFANPKSIVFLAALLPQFVDPAAGSVPAQMLVLGLCLPAIALATDSAWALVAGTARTWFARSPRRLEAVGGTGGLVMIGLGTTLAFTGRGD; encoded by the coding sequence ATGGTCTCCAGCGCGCACCTCGCGGCCTTCGCCGCACTGACGTTCCTGATGGTCGTGGTCCCCGGGCCGAGCGTGCTGTTCACGATCAGCCGCGCGCTGACCGTCGGGCGGCGCGACGCGCTCCTCACCGTCGTCGGCAACTCCTTCGGGGTGTACACGCAGGTCGTCGCGGTCGCGTTCGGCCTCGGCGCGCTCGTGACGACGTCGGCCGCGGTGTTCACCGCGATCAAGATCGCCGGCGCGGTCTACCTGGTGTACCTGGGGATCCAGGCGGTGCGCCACCGCCGCCGGCTCACCGACGCGATGGCCGCGCGGGCCGGCTCGGCGCCCGGCCGGGTGGTCACCGTGCTGCGTGACGGCTTCGTCGTCGGCTTCGCGAACCCGAAGTCGATCGTGTTCCTGGCGGCGCTGCTCCCCCAGTTCGTCGACCCCGCCGCCGGCTCGGTGCCGGCCCAGATGCTGGTGCTCGGCCTGTGCCTGCCCGCCATCGCGCTGGCCACCGACAGCGCGTGGGCGCTGGTCGCGGGCACGGCGCGGACGTGGTTCGCCCGCTCGCCGCGGCGGCTGGAGGCGGTCGGCGGCACGGGCGGCCTGGTGATGATCGGCCTGGGCACGACGCTGGCGTTCACCGGCCGCGGCGACTGA
- a CDS encoding winged helix DNA-binding domain-containing protein produces MPPTISTAQRRARLGTRHHLAAPAATVEDAVAGVVALHATDPATVHLSAAARLDGAAVADVERALYDDRTVLRLLGMRRTVFVTGLETAALVQAGCSADIAAKQRKLLEQHLGQQGYPENVPEPGKWLADVETAVEAALRGLGSATAQQLSEAEPRLRQRLQMSKGKPYEAIGNVTSRVLFQLAVDGRIVRGRPRGTWLSTQYVWHPLEDWVGEGLAAWEADEARVELARRWLRAYGPAPLTDLRWWAGWTLGQTRKALAKLDTVDVDLGGVPGVALADDLEPVPEPPTWAAFLPCLDPTPMGWQDRDWFLGPHKAALFDRFGNVGPTVWANGRIVGGWAQRESGEVVFRLLEEVGAEEKSAIEAAADRSAKWFGVVRVIPRFRTPLERELAE; encoded by the coding sequence GTGCCTCCGACCATCTCCACCGCCCAGCGCCGGGCTCGCCTCGGCACCCGCCACCACCTTGCCGCGCCCGCGGCCACGGTCGAAGACGCCGTCGCGGGCGTCGTCGCCCTGCACGCCACCGATCCGGCGACCGTCCACCTCTCGGCGGCCGCCCGGCTCGACGGCGCCGCGGTCGCCGACGTCGAGCGCGCGCTGTACGACGACCGCACGGTGCTGCGGCTGCTCGGCATGCGCCGCACGGTGTTCGTCACCGGCCTGGAGACCGCGGCCCTCGTGCAGGCCGGCTGTTCGGCGGACATCGCGGCGAAACAGCGGAAGCTGCTGGAGCAGCACCTCGGCCAGCAGGGCTACCCGGAGAACGTGCCGGAGCCCGGAAAGTGGCTGGCCGACGTCGAAACGGCGGTCGAAGCCGCGTTGCGCGGCCTCGGCTCGGCGACCGCGCAGCAGCTCAGCGAGGCCGAACCCCGGCTGCGGCAACGGCTGCAGATGTCGAAGGGCAAGCCGTACGAGGCGATCGGCAACGTCACCAGCCGGGTGCTGTTCCAGCTGGCGGTCGACGGCCGGATCGTCCGCGGCCGCCCGCGCGGCACCTGGCTCAGCACCCAGTACGTCTGGCACCCGCTGGAGGACTGGGTGGGCGAGGGCCTCGCGGCCTGGGAGGCGGACGAGGCCCGCGTCGAGCTGGCGCGGCGCTGGCTGCGCGCGTACGGCCCGGCCCCGCTGACGGACCTGCGCTGGTGGGCGGGCTGGACGCTCGGCCAGACGCGGAAGGCCCTGGCCAAGCTCGACACCGTGGACGTCGACCTCGGCGGCGTCCCGGGGGTGGCGCTGGCCGACGACCTCGAGCCGGTGCCCGAGCCGCCGACGTGGGCGGCGTTCCTCCCGTGCCTCGACCCGACCCCGATGGGCTGGCAGGACCGCGACTGGTTCCTCGGCCCGCACAAGGCGGCCCTGTTCGACCGCTTCGGCAACGTCGGCCCGACGGTCTGGGCCAACGGCCGCATCGTCGGCGGCTGGGCCCAGCGCGAATCGGGCGAGGTGGTGTTCCGGCTGCTGGAGGAGGTCGGCGCGGAGGAGAAGTCGGCGATCGAGGCGGCGGCGGACCGCAGCGCGAAGTGGTTCGGCGTGGTCCGGGTGATCCCTCGGTTCCGGACGCCGCTGGAGCGGGAGCTGGCGGAGTGA
- the gap gene encoding type I glyceraldehyde-3-phosphate dehydrogenase — protein MTVRVGVNGFGRIGRNFFRAVQASGHDIEVVAFNDLGDVATMAHLLKYDSILGRYPGEVSVSDEGIVVDGKTIKALAERDPANLPWGDLGVDVVVESTGFFTNADAAKAHIAGGAKKVIISAPAKGEDLTVVLGVNDDKYDGSQNIISNASCTTNCLGPLAKVLNDSFGIEQGLMTTIHAYTQDQNLQDGPHKDLRRARAAALNVVPASTGAAKAIGLVLPELLGKLDGFALRVPVPTGSATDLTVTLKKAATVEEINAAYQAAAEGPLAGILRYSVDPIVSSDIVTDPASCIYDSPLTKVIGNQVKVVGWYDNEWGYSNRLADLIKLVGSKL, from the coding sequence GTGACCGTTCGCGTAGGTGTCAACGGCTTCGGCCGCATCGGCCGCAACTTCTTCCGCGCCGTGCAGGCCAGCGGCCACGACATCGAGGTCGTCGCCTTCAACGACCTCGGCGACGTCGCCACCATGGCCCACTTGCTGAAGTACGACTCGATCCTGGGGCGCTACCCGGGTGAGGTCAGCGTCAGCGACGAGGGTATCGTCGTGGACGGCAAGACCATCAAGGCCCTCGCCGAGCGCGACCCGGCCAACCTGCCCTGGGGCGACCTGGGCGTCGACGTCGTGGTCGAGTCCACCGGCTTCTTCACCAACGCCGACGCCGCCAAGGCGCACATCGCCGGCGGGGCGAAGAAGGTCATCATCTCCGCGCCCGCCAAGGGCGAGGACCTGACCGTCGTGCTGGGCGTCAACGACGACAAGTACGACGGCTCGCAGAACATCATCTCCAACGCCTCGTGCACCACCAACTGCCTCGGCCCGCTGGCGAAGGTCCTCAACGACTCGTTCGGCATCGAGCAGGGTCTGATGACCACGATCCACGCGTACACGCAGGACCAGAACCTGCAGGACGGCCCGCACAAGGACCTCCGCCGCGCCCGCGCCGCCGCGCTGAACGTGGTGCCCGCCTCGACCGGTGCCGCGAAGGCGATCGGCCTGGTGCTGCCGGAGCTGCTGGGCAAGCTGGACGGCTTCGCGCTGCGCGTCCCGGTGCCGACCGGCTCGGCCACCGACCTCACGGTGACCCTGAAGAAGGCCGCCACGGTCGAGGAGATCAACGCCGCTTACCAGGCCGCCGCCGAGGGCCCCCTCGCCGGCATCCTGCGCTACTCGGTCGACCCGATCGTGTCCTCGGACATCGTCACCGACCCGGCGTCCTGCATCTACGACTCGCCGCTGACCAAGGTCATCGGCAACCAGGTCAAGGTCGTCGGCTGGTACGACAACGAGTGGGGCTACTCCAACCGCCTCGCGGACCTGATCAAGCTCGTCGGCTCGAAGCTCTGA
- the pgk gene encoding phosphoglycerate kinase yields the protein MTVKNLDDLLGEGVQGRYVLVRSDLNVPLDGDRITDDGRVRAALPTIKKLADAGAKVVVTAHLGRPKGEPDPKYTLAPVAKRLSELLGAEATLAGDLVGESAKTLTAGLADGGVVLLENVRFDARETSKDAVDRSELAAELGALVPGGAFVSDGFGVVHRKQASVYEVASVLPAYAGGLVLAELDVLKKLTDDVQRPYVVVLGGAKVSDKLGVIANLLTKVDRLLVGGGMAYTFLKAQGHEVGNSLLQADQLDQVKGFLAEAEKRGVELVLPVDVLAATGFSADAEHEVVEATAIPADREGLDIGPKTRELFAGKLADAKTVFWNGPMGVFEFEAFSGGTRAVAEALVESDAFTVVGGGDSAAAVRQLGLPEDGFSHISTGGGASLEYLEGKELPGVTALEEKN from the coding sequence ATGACCGTCAAGAACCTCGACGACCTGCTGGGCGAGGGCGTTCAGGGCCGGTACGTACTCGTGCGGTCCGACCTGAACGTCCCGCTCGACGGGGATCGCATCACCGACGACGGCCGCGTCCGCGCGGCGCTGCCGACGATCAAGAAGCTCGCCGACGCGGGCGCGAAGGTCGTCGTCACCGCGCACCTCGGCCGCCCCAAGGGCGAGCCGGACCCCAAGTACACCCTCGCGCCCGTCGCCAAGCGGCTCTCCGAGCTGCTCGGCGCCGAGGCCACGCTGGCCGGCGACCTCGTCGGCGAGTCCGCCAAGACGCTGACCGCCGGCCTGGCCGACGGCGGCGTCGTCCTGCTGGAGAACGTGCGCTTCGACGCGCGCGAGACCAGCAAGGACGCCGTGGACCGCTCCGAGCTGGCCGCCGAGCTGGGCGCGCTCGTCCCGGGCGGCGCGTTCGTCTCCGACGGCTTCGGCGTCGTGCACCGCAAGCAGGCCTCGGTCTACGAGGTCGCCTCGGTGCTCCCGGCCTACGCGGGCGGCCTCGTGCTGGCCGAGCTGGACGTGCTGAAGAAGCTCACCGACGACGTCCAGCGGCCCTACGTGGTCGTGCTCGGCGGTGCGAAGGTGTCCGACAAGCTCGGCGTCATCGCGAACCTGCTGACCAAGGTCGACCGGCTGCTCGTCGGCGGCGGCATGGCGTACACCTTCCTCAAGGCCCAGGGCCACGAGGTCGGCAACTCGCTGCTGCAGGCCGACCAGCTCGACCAGGTGAAGGGCTTCCTCGCCGAGGCCGAGAAGCGCGGCGTCGAACTGGTGCTGCCGGTCGACGTCCTCGCCGCGACCGGGTTCTCGGCCGACGCCGAGCACGAGGTCGTCGAGGCCACGGCCATCCCGGCCGACCGCGAAGGCCTGGACATCGGCCCGAAGACGCGTGAGCTGTTCGCCGGCAAGCTGGCCGACGCCAAGACCGTGTTCTGGAACGGCCCGATGGGCGTGTTCGAGTTCGAGGCCTTCTCCGGCGGCACCCGTGCCGTCGCCGAAGCCCTGGTCGAGAGCGACGCGTTCACCGTCGTCGGCGGCGGCGACTCCGCGGCCGCGGTGCGTCAGCTGGGTCTGCCCGAAGACGGCTTCTCGCACATCTCCACCGGCGGCGGTGCCTCGCTGGAGTACCTCGAAGGCAAGGAACTGCCGGGCGTGACCGCCCTGGAGGAGAAGAACTAG
- the tpiA gene encoding triose-phosphate isomerase, with product MARKPFIAGNWKMNQNHLEAIALVQKIAFALPEKYYAKVDVAVLPPFTDIRSVQTLIDGDKLSLTYGAQDISSHDSGAYTGEVSGVMLAKLGCSFVTVGHSERREYHAETDELVNKKVKAALKHGITPILCIGEKLEVREAGEHIHHTTTQLIDGLKGLKPEQVGGVVVAYEPVWAIGTGKVATPADAEEVCKAIRATLQEKYGDEVASSVRVLYGGSAKANNISDLVACENVDGALVGGASLDGEEFTKLCALAAGGPLP from the coding sequence GTGGCACGCAAGCCGTTCATCGCCGGCAACTGGAAGATGAACCAGAACCACCTCGAGGCGATCGCGCTGGTGCAGAAGATCGCCTTCGCGCTGCCGGAGAAGTACTACGCGAAGGTCGACGTGGCGGTGCTGCCGCCGTTCACCGACATCCGCAGCGTGCAGACCCTGATCGACGGCGACAAGCTGTCGCTGACGTACGGCGCGCAGGACATCTCCTCGCACGACTCCGGTGCCTACACCGGCGAGGTGTCGGGCGTGATGCTGGCCAAGCTGGGCTGCAGCTTCGTCACCGTCGGGCACTCGGAGCGGCGTGAGTACCACGCCGAGACCGACGAGCTGGTCAACAAGAAGGTCAAGGCCGCGCTCAAGCACGGCATCACGCCGATCCTCTGCATCGGGGAGAAGCTCGAGGTCCGCGAGGCCGGCGAGCACATCCACCACACCACGACGCAGCTGATCGACGGACTGAAGGGCCTCAAGCCCGAGCAGGTCGGCGGCGTGGTCGTGGCGTACGAGCCGGTCTGGGCGATCGGCACCGGCAAGGTCGCCACCCCCGCGGACGCCGAAGAGGTCTGCAAGGCCATCCGCGCCACCCTCCAGGAGAAGTACGGCGACGAGGTCGCTTCGTCCGTCCGGGTGCTTTACGGGGGATCTGCGAAGGCGAACAACATCAGTGACCTGGTGGCCTGCGAAAACGTCGATGGTGCCCTGGTCGGCGGAGCGAGCCTCGACGGCGAGGAGTTCACGAAACTCTGCGCACTCGCCGCGGGCGGGCCGCTGCCCTGA
- the secG gene encoding preprotein translocase subunit SecG, whose amino-acid sequence MKLFLQILLIVTSVFLVVAVLLHRGRGGGLSSLFGGGMQSSLAGSSVAEKNLDRITLLLGAVWLISIIGLGLLLKV is encoded by the coding sequence ATGAAGCTGTTCCTGCAAATCCTGTTGATCGTCACCAGCGTCTTCCTCGTGGTGGCGGTTCTCCTGCACCGCGGGCGCGGTGGCGGCCTGTCGTCGCTGTTCGGTGGCGGGATGCAGTCGAGCCTGGCCGGGTCGAGCGTGGCCGAGAAGAACCTCGACCGGATCACTCTGCTGCTGGGCGCGGTGTGGCTGATCAGCATCATCGGGCTGGGCCTGCTGCTCAAGGTGTGA
- a CDS encoding RNA polymerase-binding protein RbpA has translation MVGGNAIRGTRVGAGPTGESERGESAPRRRVGYWCANGHEARPSFALEAEIPDEWDCPRCGLPGGQDEKNPPAAPRTEPYKTHLAYVKERRSDADGEAILAEALERLRQRREII, from the coding sequence ATGGTTGGCGGTAACGCGATTCGGGGCACCCGGGTGGGTGCCGGACCTACGGGCGAATCGGAACGAGGTGAGTCGGCGCCACGGCGCCGGGTCGGCTACTGGTGCGCCAACGGGCACGAAGCCCGTCCGTCGTTCGCCCTGGAGGCGGAGATCCCGGACGAGTGGGACTGCCCCCGCTGCGGGCTCCCCGGCGGGCAGGACGAGAAGAACCCCCCGGCCGCACCCCGGACCGAGCCCTACAAGACCCACCTGGCGTACGTGAAGGAGCGGCGCAGCGACGCCGACGGCGAGGCCATCCTCGCCGAGGCCCTGGAACGCCTGCGCCAGCGCCGGGAGATCATCTAA